GAAAATGTGTAGAACGCTTGTATTTTTTACGGCAGTGTCTTTTTTGATGGTCTTTGGCATTGCAGCCGCTGACAGCGCTACAGCGGGTGAAGCCAAGGTTGTGGCCACCATACAGACGGGGCCGGAGTGGACACCCCCCGAGAGAGGTGAGCCGTTGACCATCCCTGAGGTGCACTACAGGGTAAAGCACTCCCCTTACCGGAGTGAGCTGGTGCGCACAGGACAGTTTTTGTTTAACGACGCCAGCTGGGGTCTCCAGGGCGAGTACTCGTGCGCTGCCTGCCATTATGAGCGGGGTCAGTCCACGGGTCTTATCTGGGACCTTGGTGACGAGGGCTGGGGCTCCTGGAAGAA
The nucleotide sequence above comes from Candidatus Bathyanammoxibius amoris. Encoded proteins:
- a CDS encoding heme transporter CcmC; its protein translation is MCRTLVFFTAVSFLMVFGIAAADSATAGEAKVVATIQTGPEWTPPERGEPLTIPEVHYRVKHSPYRSELVRTGQFLFNDASWGLQGEYSCAACHYERGQSTGLIWDLGDEGWGSWK